Proteins co-encoded in one Ruegeria sp. YS9 genomic window:
- the bmt gene encoding betaine--homocysteine S-methyltransferase codes for MTNALSKLLESNDAILADGATGTNLFNMGLQSGDAPELWNVDAPDKIRALYRGSVDAGSDLFLTNTFGGTAARLKLHDAHNRVGELNRIGAELGREIADKAGRPVVVAGSVGPTGEIMEPVGSLSHAEAVEMFHEQAEALKDGGVDVLWVETISAPEEFRAAAEAFALTDMPWCGTMSFDTAGRTMMGVTSADLAQLVETLPNPPIAFGANCGTGASDILRTVLGFAAQGTERPLISKGNAGIPKYVDGHIHYDGTPELMGQYAAMARDAGATIIGGCCGTMPDHLRKMREALDTTPRGERPTLDQITDALGPFTSASDGTDDDAAPERRTRRRRRA; via the coding sequence ATGACAAACGCGCTGAGCAAGCTTCTGGAATCCAATGACGCCATTCTGGCCGATGGTGCCACGGGGACGAATCTGTTCAACATGGGCCTGCAATCTGGTGACGCTCCCGAACTCTGGAACGTGGATGCCCCGGACAAGATCCGGGCTCTGTATCGGGGGTCGGTTGATGCAGGCAGCGACCTGTTCCTGACCAACACATTCGGCGGCACGGCGGCACGGTTGAAATTGCATGACGCCCACAACCGCGTGGGCGAACTGAACCGCATCGGCGCAGAGCTGGGACGCGAAATCGCCGACAAGGCCGGACGACCAGTCGTCGTTGCAGGATCGGTCGGCCCAACCGGGGAAATCATGGAACCGGTCGGCAGCCTGTCGCACGCGGAAGCCGTGGAAATGTTCCACGAACAGGCGGAAGCGCTGAAAGACGGTGGCGTGGATGTTCTGTGGGTGGAAACCATCAGCGCCCCCGAAGAGTTTCGCGCCGCCGCCGAAGCCTTTGCCCTGACCGACATGCCCTGGTGCGGCACAATGAGCTTTGACACGGCCGGACGCACGATGATGGGTGTCACCTCGGCCGATCTGGCCCAGCTGGTCGAAACTCTGCCGAATCCTCCCATCGCCTTTGGTGCAAATTGCGGCACCGGCGCGTCCGACATTCTGCGCACCGTGCTGGGTTTTGCCGCGCAAGGCACTGAACGCCCGCTGATCTCGAAGGGCAACGCAGGCATTCCGAAATACGTGGATGGTCACATCCATTATGACGGAACACCCGAACTGATGGGGCAGTATGCCGCCATGGCGCGGGATGCCGGCGCGACGATTATTGGCGGGTGCTGCGGAACCATGCCCGACCACCTGCGCAAGATGCGTGAGGCGCTGGACACCACGCCGCGTGGTGAACGCCCGACGCTCGATCAGATCACTGATGCGCTGGGTCCGTTCACATCCGCCTCGGACGGGACGGATGACGATGCGGCGCCGGAACGCCGCACACGCCGCCGCCGCCGCGCATGA
- a CDS encoding DUF1476 domain-containing protein: protein MTTFDERENAFEAKFAHDEEMQFKAQARCNKLLGLWAAEKLGKSGADAEEYAKTVVISDFEEAGHEDVVRKVSGDLGNLSSDDEIRAKMAELLPEAKAQVLSETN, encoded by the coding sequence ATGACCACGTTCGACGAACGCGAAAACGCCTTTGAAGCCAAATTTGCCCATGATGAAGAGATGCAGTTCAAGGCACAAGCCCGCTGCAACAAGCTTTTGGGTCTGTGGGCTGCTGAAAAACTGGGTAAATCCGGTGCCGACGCCGAAGAATATGCAAAGACGGTCGTGATTTCCGACTTCGAGGAAGCCGGGCACGAAGATGTCGTTCGCAAGGTTTCGGGCGATCTGGGCAACCTGTCCTCGGACGATGAAATTCGCGCAAAAATGGCCGAGCTACTGCCGGAAGCCAAGGCACAGGTCCTGAGCGAGACCAACTGA
- a CDS encoding enoyl-CoA hydratase-related protein: MNYETVALEIADGLAVLTLNRPDKMNALTTQMRAEITHAMKDAAVKARCVVITGAGPAFCSGQDLGDASSTGKIDLERSLRDEYEPMLEAIHNCPVPTIAAVNGPAAGAGANLALCADVVIATESAYFLQAFARIGLLPDAGGTWFMPRQMGLAKAMGAALFADKITAKQADEWGMIWEAVPDDAFADHWRKRAEYLAKGPTAAYGAIKRAIRGTYENTLQQQLATEAHLQGECGRSRDFAEGVVAFMEKRPPKFEGR, encoded by the coding sequence ATGAATTACGAAACGGTTGCTCTGGAGATTGCAGACGGTCTGGCAGTTTTGACGCTGAACAGGCCGGACAAGATGAACGCCCTGACCACTCAGATGCGTGCAGAGATTACGCACGCCATGAAAGATGCAGCGGTCAAGGCGCGCTGTGTCGTCATCACCGGTGCTGGTCCCGCGTTTTGTTCGGGGCAGGATCTGGGTGATGCGTCTTCAACCGGCAAGATCGATCTGGAACGGTCGCTGCGCGATGAATACGAACCGATGTTGGAAGCGATCCACAATTGCCCGGTACCCACGATTGCCGCGGTGAACGGACCGGCGGCCGGGGCAGGCGCGAACCTTGCCCTTTGTGCCGATGTGGTGATTGCCACGGAAAGCGCCTATTTTCTTCAGGCATTTGCCCGTATCGGTCTGCTTCCCGATGCCGGGGGAACATGGTTCATGCCCCGTCAGATGGGGTTGGCCAAAGCGATGGGCGCGGCCTTGTTTGCCGACAAGATCACTGCAAAGCAGGCGGATGAATGGGGCATGATCTGGGAAGCCGTGCCGGATGACGCTTTCGCCGATCATTGGCGCAAGAGGGCAGAGTATCTGGCAAAAGGACCCACGGCCGCCTATGGCGCGATCAAGCGGGCCATTCGCGGAACGTATGAAAACACCCTGCAACAGCAGCTTGCGACCGAGGCGCACCTGCAAGGCGAATGTGGCCGTTCCAGGGATTTTGCCGAAGGTGTCGTGGCCTTCATGGAAAAACGCCCTCCGAAATTCGAAGGGCGCTGA